CAAGCCAAGTTATGTCTTTTTCTGATAGTTTACAGGCGGTGCAAATTCGCGCTAACACTATGGCTAAAGCACCCACGGGAGGCATGACCGCCATTATGGGGTTACAAGCTAACGATGTTGACCAACTGTGCGAAAAAGCCAGCGCAGCCACTAATGCCTTAGTAAGCCCCGCCAATGTTAACTCCCCAGAACAAATAGTTATTAGTGGCGAAACTAAAGCTTTAACATGGATACAAGAAAACAAATCGCATTTTTATAAACAAAAAAAATGGAGAGCCATTGCGTTAAAAGTATCTTCGGCCTTTCACTCCCCTTTAATGAAAAAAACCGAAACGGCAATGACCGAGCATTTAAATACTATTGATTTTAAGGATGCACAGCATTTTATTTTGCCCAATGCAGACCCTCTTCCTATAAAAAAATCTACAGAATTAAAAAAGCGTTTGTGCCAACAAATTTGTGCTCCTGTACAATGGGTAAAAACCATGGATAGTTTAAACACAAACAAAATACAAATTTGTGTAGAAGCAGGGCCTGGAAAAGTGTTATCTAGTTTAATGAAAAAAACCTATCCTCAAATTACTGTTTACGGTATGAATTCTTTACAAGACATTAAATTAATAGAGGATAATTTTTGTAAATAACAAAAAAGGATTACTTATGAGCTTACAAGGAAAAAAAATTGTAGTAACTGGAGCCAGTCGAGGCATCGGAAAAGCCATTGTACTTTTGCTTGCCAAACAAGGGGCAAGTTTAA
The window above is part of the Pseudobdellovibrionaceae bacterium genome. Proteins encoded here:
- the fabD gene encoding ACP S-malonyltransferase; translation: MKAVLFPGQGSQHLGMGEFLYKNFKSTKILFEEASDLLHKDFKKLCFSSDEDTLKITTNTQPCLLLVSFSSFSVLKNILGLEFSYLAGHSVGEYAALAASQVMSFSDSLQAVQIRANTMAKAPTGGMTAIMGLQANDVDQLCEKASAATNALVSPANVNSPEQIVISGETKALTWIQENKSHFYKQKKWRAIALKVSSAFHSPLMKKTETAMTEHLNTIDFKDAQHFILPNADPLPIKKSTELKKRLCQQICAPVQWVKTMDSLNTNKIQICVEAGPGKVLSSLMKKTYPQITVYGMNSLQDIKLIEDNFCK